In the Artemia franciscana chromosome 1, ASM3288406v1, whole genome shotgun sequence genome, one interval contains:
- the LOC136031945 gene encoding WD repeat and HMG-box DNA-binding protein 1-like, translated as MFRISPSVAEETAEESNHFGNCNIKPTMAEETAEKVAQRDNAKRLLHFVDEVRDVTLEGHRAPILSVCLDPSSTLLASASCDGTLKAWEVASGKCLSTASIFPVSNDFMNSPIFCRLDWSKDGTLLAVPTMKSVLIYETTNQENPFESSNSFAFKNWKGLPSIVKFSPSGSYIACATSHGEFVVFSLDGSSEFYCQTSKKLKICGFVWGTNEKELIYTDIKGNLGSVEVIFGSLKAVEEKKSLPITPVRKPMVADDDDDDDDNAISISKLKAEVGFAMTEDGDTFTGKRMASSRNEVDVDDILAMVNEDEIETESVVSVKREASKTSLPEKSIQVPFQPGSTPVHLNDRYMIYNYIGYVRSQEFEDSIIDIAFHDVTVHHNIHMSNTYGHTMADLSEQCCILGAEKSGETPGKVVVLQLNSWDQHQEWSVDFVDEEPVCVGTGENFAAVAMDTNLIRLFTVTGVQRGLLTAPGRVVCASARGNKLFIVFHMALGVKDDSALGFCIAEIPFNFVPPFWCEPPQPLPLKPGSVLQWIGFSDDSNPVIMDSTGVVNILYRNSWIPIFETRRKLSNKSDNYFIVGISEREQNIRAILCKGSRYPAAHITPVVQLIGWQMPLCDMDTDKGVQEEALLRWSLVEQLVPQDCREATEAVKKIREGLMKLFALSTAADRDTRAYSVASLMNTAHQVQLAAKYALRTQHRKLADKLHQLANQKLDEEAQAELETLTTEQDSSIAEEVTPVRRSIAENPLLKAKSIEETPSTVPSLMTPLSLGKKNPFAKKQEKTVEPSMNVLDTLTVKQNKPKEFGTLPTDIQTSKKTLKPKQMTLKDRFLDKSKTNGIETATIEQTINVETENSENKVVTEAIQNGEGNVEQPKLSGFALFLHENRASLLEELPDSLEEEITKVAVQRFRKLPSEEKAKYLNTSKKRKPLESDDCSDQKRTKGFSGLKSFAREDED; from the exons CTTCATTTCGTGGACGAAGTCAGAGACGTTACGTTGGAGGGTCATCGGGCTCCAATATTATCAGTTTGTCTTGATCCTAGTTCAACATTATTAGCCTCAGCAAGCTGTGATGGAACTTTAAAAGCTTGGGAGGTGGCAAGTGGCAAGTGTTTGAGCACAGCATCCATTTTCCCTGTCAGTAACGACTTCATGAATTCACCTATATTCTGCAG GCTTGACTGGTCTAAAGATGGGACATTATTAGCCGTACCAACCATGAAATCTGTCTTAATTTATGAAACAACAAACCAAGAAAATCCGTTTGAGTCTTCAAATTCTTTTGCCTTCAAAAATTGGAAGGGTCTGCCCTCTATAGTAAAATTTAGTCCTAGCGGCTCATATATTGCTTGCGCTACTAGCCACGGTGaatttgtcgttttttcttTAGATGGCTCTTCTGAGTTTTATTGTCAGACAAgtaaaaagctgaaaatatgCGGATTCGTCTGGGggacaaatgaaaaagaattaatatatacTGATATTAAGGGGAATTTGGGGTCAGTTGAAGTTATTTTTGGAAGCCTGAAAGCTGTAGAAGAAAAGAAGAGCTTGCCTATAACTCCTGTGCGAAAGCCAATGGTtgctgatgatgatgatgatgatgatgataatgCAATTTCCATATCTAAATTGAAAGCAGAAGTAGGATTTGCGATGACTGAAGATGGTGACACATTCACAg gaaaAAGAATGGCATCATCAAGAAACGAAGTTGATGTTGATGATATTTTGGCTATGGTTAACGAGGATGAAATTGAGACTGAGTCAGTAGTTTCAGTGAAACGAGAAGCTAGTAAAACATCGTTGCCAGAGAAATCGATCCAAGTGCCATTTCAACCTGGCTCAACTCCTGTTCACCTTAACGACCGTTACATGATTTACAACTATATTGGCTACGTCCGATCACAGGAATTTGAAGACTCGATCATTGACATAGCGTTTCACGATGTGACAGTCCACCATAATATTCATATGTCTAATACTTATGGACACACAATGGCAGACTTGAGTGAACAGTGTTGTATTCTGGGTGCTGAAAAATCTGGGGAAACCCCGGGAAAAGTTGTTGTTCTGCAGTTAAATTCTTGGGATCAGCATCAGGAATGGAGTGTTGATTTTGTTGATGAAGAACCTGTTTGTGTTGGTACTGGAGAAAATTTTGCTGCTGTTGCTATGGATACAAACTTGATTAGACTCTTTACGGTGACTGGTGTCCAAAGAGGTTTACTTACAGCCCCAGGTCGTGTTGTCTGCGCAAGCGCAAGAGGAAAcaaattgtttattgtttttcatatGGCACTAGGAGTTAAAGACGACTCAGCTTTAGGCTTTTGTATTGCTGAAATACCATTTAATTTCGTACCTCCGTTTTGGTGTGAACCACCTCAACCACTGCCATTGAAGCCAGGGTCCGTTTTACAGTGGATAGGTTTTAGTGATGACAGTAATCCAGTTATAATGGACTCCACAGGAGTTGTGAATATCCTTTATAGAAACTCTTGGATTCCTATTTTTGAAACTCGAAGAAAACTATCAAACAAAAgtgataattattttattgttggTATCAGTGAAAGGGAACAGAACATAAGAGCTATACTCTGCAAAGGCAGTAGATATCCTGCTGCACATATAACTCCAGTTGTGCAGCTCATCGGTTGGCAAATGCCCTTGTGTGACATGGATACTGACAAAGGGGTGCAAGAAGAGGCTTTATTGCGATGGTCACTTGTGGAGCAACTTGTTCCACAGGACTGCAGAGAAGCAACTGAAGCAGTGAAGAAAATTCGAGAAGGCTTGATGAAATTGTTTGCCCTTTCAACTGCTGCTGATAGAGATACGAGAGCGTACTCTGTGGCGTCCCTGATGAACACGGCACATCAAGTGCAGCTTGCCGCCAAATATGCGTTACGAACGCAGCATAGAAAGCTAGCCGATAAACTCCATCAGCTTGCTAACCAAAAATTAGATGAAGAAGCTCAGGCTGAGTTGGAAACTTTAACAACTGAACAAGACTCTAGTATCGCTGAAGAAGTCACTCCTGTCAGAAGATCAATAGCTGAAAATCCTCTGCTTAAAGCTAAGTCGATAGAGGAAACCCCGTCAACCGTCCCCTCTTTAATGACCCCTTTAAGCTTGGGGAAAAAGAACCCATTtgctaaaaaacaagaaaaaactgttGAACCCAGCATGAACGTACTAGATACTTTAACTGTGAAGCAAAATAAGCCCAAAGAGTTTGGAACTTTGCCAACAGACATACAAACATCAAAAAAGACACTAAAGCCGAAACAGATGACATTGAAAGATCGTTTTTTGGATAAATCTAAAACAAACGGTATAGAAACAGCAACAATCGAGCAAACGATAAATGTGGAAACTgagaacagtgaaaataaagTAGTAACCGAAGCGATTCAAAATGGAGAAGGAAATGTTGAGCAACCAAAACTTAGTggatttgcactctttttgcACGAGAATCGGGCTTCTCTATTGGAAGAACTTCCAGACTCCCTTGAAGAAGAAATAACAAAAGTTGCCGTTCAGAGATTCCGTAAATTACCTTCAGAAGAAAaggcaaaatatttaaacaccAGTAAGAAACGAAAACCCCTAGAATCAGATGATTGCAGTGATCAAAAACGTACGAAAGGGTTTAGTGGCTTAAAGTCATTTGCTCGAGAAGATGAAGATTGA